The following are from one region of the Rhipicephalus microplus isolate Deutch F79 unplaced genomic scaffold, USDA_Rmic scaffold_25, whole genome shotgun sequence genome:
- the LOC142786542 gene encoding alpha-crystallin B chain-like: MALFPLLNNRGSSGPSDLVRRFLDDDFGGSFLDGELFDPPFYHQRFYIQPRQASEGRVCPARQQGTSVACTPDKFAINVDTRHFAPEEIPVKTQDNGVVIHCKHKEKSDDRGCYVKREFTRRYVLPEVVDPESVGD, translated from the coding sequence ATGGCACTGTTCCCTTTGCTCAACAACCGCGGTTCCTCGGGCCCCTCGGACTTGGTGAGGCGCTTCTTGGACGATGATTTCGGTGGCTCCTTCCTGGACGGCGAGCTTTTCGACCCGCCGTTTTACCACCAGCGCTTCTACATCCAGCCGCGACAGGCGTCCGAAGGTCGCGTCTGCCCCGCCCGCCAGCAAGGTACTTCGGTTGCCTGCACGCCCGACAAGTTCGCCATTAACGTCGACACTCGTCACTTCGCCCCCGAAGAGATCCCCGTCAAGACGCAGGACAACGGCGTCGTCATCCACTGTAAGCACAAGGAGAAGTCGGACGACCGCGGCTGCTACGTGAAGCGAGAGTTCACCCGACGCTACGTCTTGCCGGAGGTTGTTGACCCGGAGTCCGTCGGGGATTGA